agtttgtgaactcatttcaactcctttttcgaaacggttttcactattggattctaaatttcttggggaacatttttcactaaaaatttccagatttcgagaatatttttcggaacgagatttttttgaccattttacccttttctccaaatttcacgatattggtgttgttagattcgtattgattgtgagattccatttatgaatagattgtggtgatttggagcgtgctcggaagggtaaaactcaaatttgagttactagttgaagtgttttgaggcaagtgacttctaaactttgttaaactcttagactacacatgactactttcctaattttgttggggagtaatggggatcaaggatgagttttatttgttgattgaaattgttgtaattgaaatatggggaataaaacgagctaaatgtgttatatgtgacttgaatttgttgaataagtcatgtgataactgatattgaggggatagaagagcatgagtaggctatgattgatacatacattgatgttgagacagatgatgtgtaatactatgatgtggtcgtgatatgattgtgattgagacagacgatgtgtaatactatgatgtggtcgtgatatggttgtgattgagacaaatgttgtgtaatactatgatgtgatcgcgATATCGTTGTGATtaagacagatgatgtgtaatactatgatgtgatcgtgaaaTGATTGTGATtaatgacatgtgcatattcattattcatcccatgtgtgaagtatctgttgcatgagttctgagacactgatatgaggatggatggatatgagacacagttgagactagatccgactagagatatatgagttggactagctccggctagcgatttggatgacGATGGGAGCTGGTTCCTGCGATgttacatggtccatgtgtggcccccatgggttctgatttaaGTATTCAGCGCGgtctgattacgtcaacagatgtgtatcttaggacagacatgcatcacgactacatgacatcattattgcatttgcatcgcatttgacttcatctttgtctgtggtgtgtggatttttcctatttgcccctcttcatgtgacatatgatctatttgctcttacatgaggatatgaggttgatgttgagacactgttggatatatctgttgattatgaattgtgtagtataggttgttggttcgctgttagaatgaagtttcggtggttcggttgggattgaaaggttgttggttcgctgttagaatgaagtttcggtggttcggttgggattgaaaggagttgtttgtagctgctagtttagcttagtttagtgttacttgcgagtacctgttgcatttggtactcacccttgcttctacacagttgtgtaggttgacagctctatcagatccggcttattactcatcttcagattagagcttccagacttacttgagaggtagcggttcattccagacgtgccctcaagttatctatatttactgttctgttctattctagaactttacatgagacttgtatattttattcagattctgtattagaggcttgtacatgtgacaaccaattctgaggttatgttgagtttatttaaagacttccgcttatctttatatcttattcttgttttataaattatgtatcgtagggtttttgggtgttaggctgacgtgtccggtggggtttgggcacgtgccatcacatctggttttggggtgtgacaaaatggtatcaaaGCCCAAGTTCGAAGGTCTCACATGTACAAACCAAGTCTTAGTAGAGTCTTgaggatcggtacggagacgtttgtacttatcttcgagaggctataaaGACTGGTAGGAAagacttctttttttaattctgTTCTTATCGTGCGAGGTTGTTATCGTTAGTGCTGAGTATCGCGTGTTGTTTTTGGCAGATGCCGAGGGCTAGAGCTACCAGGTTAGGGGGGAGGCAGCCCCCGAGGTCAGAGTTGaggccccagctaggggtagaggtcgGGCTAGAGGCCAAGGACGTGGTCGAGGCCGTGCCATAGGAGCGGCACCTGCCTGAGGCCGAGGTAGAGAGCCTTCACCTGAGCCACAGATTGGAGTAGCTGCAGAGCAGGCTCCTGCGGGCCATGCACCCCCAGTTCATGATGACAGACTCGATAGGATATTTTGGTTATTGGAGCGTCTTGCTCAGGGTGCAGCAGGTATACCAGCGGGGTTACAAGCTTGGGTAGGGGCATATGCCCCTGGTTATCCACATCAGATTCCAGTGGTTCCAGAGCCGGTGGTTCAGCCACCACAGGTTCCAGCACCGGTTGTAGGTGTACCGGTGTCCCTTGAGGTGGCCTTGGCAGATGATGACCAGGTCTGCTATGAGCGGTTACAGAAAATGAAACCACCTCAGTTTCATGGTGCTAAGACTGATGATGCTCACGAGTTTTTGACCTTGAGTCGAGAGATGTTGGCAGCGGTACGCATGTTAGATGAGAGGGGCGTCCGATTTGTGTGCCTTCAGTTACGCGGTGTCGCTAGGGAGTGGCTGAGGACCTTCATGAGTTCGAGACCAGCGGGATCTCCTCCCATGGAGTGGAGTGAGTTTGCTAGTGCCTTCGAGGGTCGTTTCATCCCTTGGAGTGTACAAGAGGAGAGCCGTATGAGGTTTGAGAGTTTGGTGCAGGGTAGCATGTCAGTCGCAGATTACGAGGCTCGATTCTGTCAGTTGTCGAGACATGCCTCTGCTTTGATTTCAGGTGAGCCTGAGCGGATTCGCAGATTTGTCAGGGGTTTGACTCCCGCTATCCGTAGTTATGTGTTTAGATCATCTCGAGAGGGTGCTTCCTTCCAGACTATAGTGAGTGCAGCCAGAGAGGCTGAGTTGCTTGAGCGGGTTGATTTTGGTGGGCCCAAGAAGGTCCGTACAGGTGGTCAGTATTCGGGTATCTCGTCAGGAGGTAGGGGCCCACACAGGGGAGGCGGGTCTTTCCTGCGTCAGAGGTCAGTAGATGCTTCATTACCAGCTATCGAGGGTGGGCCAGCAGCTCAGGGTCCTCCAGGTTCGGGTCGAGGTGGTTATAACATTACTTCGGGTTCTTCACAGTCAGGATCCACATCGAGGTCTTGTTATGGTTGCGGGGATCCAGGCCACTTGATTCGTCAGTGTCCACATCAGACTCAGTCTGGACCACACCGTACTGTCTCCGCGGTCCCAGAGAGAGATTCAGCACCTCCGGCTAGAGGTCGGGGTCGGGGACCGGCATCTGGTAGAGGCGGACGAGCTATGAGTAGAGGTGCAAGTGGCACCTCAGGTTCACAGAGTGGGGGCAGAGGTGCCCAATGTTATGCTTTTCCTGGGAGGCCCGAGGCTAAGGCTTCTGATGCAGTTATCACAGGTATCATCTCAGTTCGTCATCGACCTGCTTCCGTGTTATTTGATCTTGGTTCTACATTCTCATATGTGTCTACATATTTTGCTTCCGGCCTTGAGTTGACTTGTTATCGTATGTATGTGCCTATTAGAGTCTCTACACCCGTAGGTGAACCCTTAGTGGTGAATCGAGTGTATCGATCTTGTCTTGTTGTCTTATCGGGGTATGAGACTTGGGTGGATATGATTCTTCTTGATacgttagactttgatgtcatattgGGTACGGACTGGCTTTCCCCATATCATGCGCTTCTTGATTGTTATGCTAAGACTGTCACCTTAGCTTTTCCGGGTATTCCTAGAGTGGAGTGGAGAGGGACTAGTGGTTCGTATCCCAACAACCGGGGTTGTTTATCTTATTTGGCCTTTATTCGGGATGTTGGAGTTGAGTCACCGGTCATGGAGTCTATTTCGGTGGTTCAGGAAATCCCTGATATGTTTCCCGAGGATCGACCTGGTGTTCCTCCTGTCCGTGATATTGACTTGGAGGCAGGCACCAAGCCCATATCTATTCCAccttatcgtatggctccaactgagttgaaggagttgaaggatcagatTCAGGACTTATTGAGTAAAAGATTCATACGCCCTAGTGTGTCGCCTTGGGGTGCACCGGTCTTATTTCTGAAGAAGAATGATGGGTCGATGaagatgtgtattgactatagacagttgaacaaggtaacGGTGAAGAACAAATATCCCCTTCCTcgtattgatgacttgtttgatcagctttACGGAGCAGCCTTGTTCTCTAAGATCGACTTGAGATCTGGGTATCATCAGTTGAGGATTAAGCCTTCAGATGTGGTGAAGACAACTTTTCGCAcacgatatggtcattatgagtttttggtgatgtcatttgggctCACCAATGCCCCTGCGACGTTCATGGAGTTGATGAATGGAGTGTTTCGCCCATACTTGGATTCCTtcgtgattgtgtttattgatgacatctttgTATATTCCAAGACCGAGGCGGATCATGTTTGTCATTTGAGGGCCGTGCTACAGAAGTTGAGAGATGAgaagttgtatgctaaattgtCTAactgtgagttttggcttgagtcagtGGCTTTCCTAGGGCACGTGGTGTCTAAGGATGGAGTTAGGGTTGATCCGGCCAAGATTGAGGCGGTTCAGGGTTGGACTAGACCTACATCACCTACCGAGATTCGGAGTTTTGTTGGCTTGGCGGGTTACTATCGGCGTTTTGTTCAAGGATTCTCTACTATAGCTGCGCCGTTGACCAGATTGACTCAGCAGACGGTTCCTTTTCATTGGTCACCcgagtgtgaggcgagcttcCAAAGGCTCAAATCCCTATTGACTTCAGCACCTGTCTTGACTTTGCCAGAGGAGGGTGTTGGATTtactgtttattgtgacgcttcGGGTGTTGGACTTGGAGGTGTTTTGATGCAGAAGGGTAAGGTTGTAGCCNNNNNNNNNNNNNNNNNNNNNNNNNNNNNNNNNNNNNNNNNNNNNNNNNNNNNNNNNNNNNNNNNNNNNNNNNNNNNNNNNNNNNNNNNNNNNNNNNNNNNNNNNNNNNNNNNNNNNNNNNNNNNNNNNNNNNNNNNNNNNNNNNNNNNNNNNNNNNNNNNNNNNNNNNNNNNNNNNNNNNNNNNNNNNNNNNNNNNNNNNNNNNNNNNNNNNNNNNNNNNNNNNNNNNNNNNNNNNNNNNNNNNNNNNNNNNNNNNNNNNNNNNNNNNNNNNNNNNNNNNNNNNNNNNNNNNNNNNNNNNNNNNNNNNNNNNNNNNNNNNNNNNNNNNNNNNNNNNNNNNNNNNNNNNNNNNNNNNNNNNNNNNNNNNNNNNNNNNNNNNNNNNNNNNNNNNNNNNNNNNNNNNNNNNNNNNNNNNNNNNNNNNNNNNNNNNNNNNNNNNNNNNNNNNNNNNNNNNNNNNNNNNNNNNNNNNNNNNNNNNNNNNNNNNNNNNNNNNNNNNNNNNNNNNNNNNNNNNNNNNNNNNNNNNNNNNNNNNNNNNNNNNNNNNNNNNNNNNNNNNNNNNNNNNNNNNNNNNNNNNNNNNNNNNNNNNNNNNNNNNNNNNNNNNNNNNNNNNNNNNNNNNNNNNNNNNNNNNNNNNNNNNNNNNNNNNNNNNNNNNNNNNNNNNNNNNNNNNNNNNNNNNNNNNNNNNNNNNNNNNNNNNNNNNNNNNNNNNNNNNNNNNNNNNNNNNNNNNNNNNNNNNNNNNNNNNNNNNNNNNNNNNNNNNNNNNNNNNNNNNNNNNNNNNNNNNNNNNNNNNNNNNNNNNNNNNNNNNNNNNNNNNNNNNNNNNNNNNNNNNNNNNNNNNNNNNNNNNNNNNNNNNNNNNNNNNNNNNNNNNNNNNNNNNNNNNNNNNNNNNNNNNNNNNNNNNNNNNNNNNNNNNNNNNNNNNNNNNNNNNNNNNNNNNNNNNNNNNNNNNNNNNNNNNNNNNNNNNNNNNNNNNNNNNNNNNNNNNNNNNNNNNNNNNNNNNNNNNNNNNNNNNNNNNNNNNNNNNNNNNNNNNNNNNNNNNNNNNNNNNNNNNNNNNNNNNNNNNNNNNNNNNNNNNNNNNNNNNNNNNNNNNNNNNNNNNNNNNNNNNNNNNNNNNNNNNNNNNNNNNNNNNNNNNNNNNNNNNNNNNNNNNNNNNNNNNNNNNNNNNNNNNNNNNNNNNNNNNNNNNNNNNNNNNNNNNNNNNNNNNNNNNNNNNNNNNNNNNNNNNNNNNNNNNNNNNNNNNNNNNNNNNNNNNNNNNNNNNNNNNNNNNNNNNNNNNNNNNNNNNNNNNNNNNNNNNNNNNNNNNNNNNNNNNNNNNNNNNNNNNNNNNNNNNNNNNNNNNNNNNNNNNNNNNNNNNNNNNNNNNNNNNNNNNNNNNNNNNNNNNNNNNNNNNNNNNNNNNNNNNNNNNNNNNNNNNNNNNNNNNNNNNNNNNNNNNNNNNNNNNNNNNNNNNNNNNNNNNNNNNNNNNNNNNNNNNNNNNNNNNNNNNNNNNNNNNNNNNNNNNNNNNNNNNNNNNNNNNNNNNNNNNNNNNNNNNNNNNNNNNNNNNNNNNNNNNNNNNNNNNNNNNNNNNNNNNNNNNNNNNNNNNNNNNNNNNNNNNNNNNNNNNNNNNNNNNNNNNNNNNNNNNNNNNNNNNNNNNNNNNNNNNNNNNNNNNNNNNNNNNNNNNNNNNNNNNNNNNNNNNNNNNNNNNNNNNNNNNNNNNNNNNNNNNNNNNNNNNNNNNNNNNNNNNNNNNNNNNNNNNNNNNNNNNNNNNNNNNNNNNNNNNNNNNNNNNNNNNNNNNNNNNNNNNNNNNNNNNNNNNNNNNNNNNNNNNNNNNNNNNNNNNNNNNNNNNNNNNNNNNNNNNNNNNNNNNNNNNNNNNNNNNNNNNNNNNNNNNNNNNNNNNNNNNNNNNNNNNNNNNNNNNNNNNNNNNNNNNNNNNNNNNNNNNNNNNNNNNNNNNNNNNNNNNNNNNNNNNNNNNNNNNNNNNNNNNNNNNNNNNNNNNNNNNNNNNNNNNNNNNNNNNNNNNNNNNNNNNNNNNNNNNNNNNNNNNNNNNNNNNNNNNNNNNNNNNNNNNNNNNNNNNNNNNNNNNNNNNNNNNNNNNNNNNNNNNNNNNNNNNNNNNNNNNNNNNNNNNNNNNNNNNNNNNNNNNNNNNNNNNNNNNNNNNNNNNNNNNNNNNNNNNNNNNNNNNNNNNNNNNNNNNNNNNNNNNNNNNNNNNNNNNNNNNNNNNNNNNNNNNNNNNNNNNNNNNNNNNNNNNNNNNNNNNNNNNNNNNNNNNNNNNNNNNNNNNNNNNNNNNNNNNNNNNNNNNNNNNNNNNNNNNNNNNNNNNNNNNNNNNNNNNNNNNNNNNNNNNNNNNNNNNNNNNNNNNNNNNNNNNNNNNNNNNNNNNNNNNNNNNNNNNNNNNNNNNNNNNNNNNNNNNNNNNNNNNNNNNNNNNNNNNNNNNNNNNNNNNNNNNNNNNNNNNNNNNNNNNNNNNNNNNNNNNNNNNNNNNNNNNNNNNNNNNNNNNNNNNNNNNNNNNNNNNNNNNNNNNNNNNNNNNNNNNNNNNNNNNNNNNNNNNNNNNNNNNNNNNNNNNNNNNNNNNNNNNNNNNNNNNNNNNNNNNNNNNNNNNNNNNNNNNNNNNNNNNNNNNNNNNNNNNNNNNNNNNNNNNNNNNNNNNNNNNNNNNNNNNNNNNNNNNNNNNNNNNNNNNNNNNNNNNNNNNNNNNNNNNNNNNNNNNNNNNNNNNNNNNNNNNNNNNNNNNNNNNNNNNNNNNNNNNNNNNNNNNNNNNNNNNNNNNNNNNNNNNNNNNNNNNNNNNNNNNNNNNNNNNNNNNNNNNNNNNNNNNNNNNNNNNNNNNNNNNNNNNNNNNNNNNNNNNNNNNNNNNNNNNNNNNNNNNNNNNNNNNNNNNNNNNNNNNNNNNNNNNNNNNNNNNNNNNNNNNNNNNNNNNNNNNNatgattgtgattgatgacatgtgcatattcattattcatcccatgtgtgaactatctgttgcatgagttctgagacactgctatgaggatggatggatatgagacacagttgagactagctccggctagagatatatgagatggactagctccggctaaggatttggatgccgatgggatctggttcaggcggtgatacatggtccatgtgtggcccccatgggttctgattttaGTATTCAGCGCGgtctgattacgtcaacagatgtgtatcttaggacagacatgcatcacggctacatgacatcattattgcatttgcatcgcatttgacttcatctttgtctgtggtgtg
This genomic stretch from Solanum stenotomum isolate F172 chromosome 10, ASM1918654v1, whole genome shotgun sequence harbors:
- the LOC125842775 gene encoding uncharacterized protein LOC125842775, giving the protein MPRARATRLGGRQPPRSELRPQLGIGVAAEQAPAGHAPPVHDDRLDRIFWLLERLAQGAAGIPAGLQAWVGAYAPGYPHQIPVVPEPVVQPPQVPAPVVGVPVSLEVALADDDQVCYERLQKMKPPQFHGAKTDDAHEFLTLSREMLAAVRMLDERGVRFVCLQLRGVAREWLRTFMSSRPAGSPPMEWSEFASAFEGRFIPWSVQEESRMRFESLVQGSMSVADYEARFCQLSRHASALISGEPERIRRFVRGLTPAIRSYVFRSSREGASFQTIVSAAREAELLERVDFGGPKKVRTGGQYSGISSGGRGPHRGGGSFLRQRSVDASLPAIEGGPAAQGPPGSGRGGYNITSGSSQSGSTSRSCYGCGDPGHLIRQCPHQTQSGPHRTVSAVPERDSAPPARGRGRGPASGRGGRAMSRGASGTSGSQSGGRGAQCYAFPGRPEAKASDAVITGIISVRHRPASVLFDLGSTFSYVSTYFASGLELTCYRMYVPIRVSTPVGEPLVVNRVYRSCLVVLSGYETWVDMILLDTLDFDVILGTDWLSPYHALLDCYAKTVTLAFPGIPRVEWRGTSGSYPNNRGCLSYLAFIRDVGVESPVMESISVVQEIPDMFPEDRPGVPPVRDIDLEAGTKPISIPPYRMAPTELKELKDQIQDLLSKRFIRPSVSPWGAPVLFLKKNDGSMKMCIDYRQLNKVTVKNKYPLPRIDDLFDQLYGAALFSKIDLRSGYHQLRIKPSDVVKTTFRTRYGHYEFLVMSFGLTNAPATFMELMNGVFRPYLDSFVIVFIDDIFVYSKTEADHVCHLRAVLQKLRDEKLYAKLSNCEFWLESVAFLGHVVSKDGVRVDPAKIEAVQGWTRPTSPTEIRSFVGLAGYYRRFVQGFSTIAAPLTRLTQQTVPFHWSPECEASFQRLKSLLTSAPVLTLPEEGVGFTVYCDASGVGLGGVLMQKVELALAALCKFWLDYVEVNMSEKEMNDSQAGHRDDIDDINSVYNPAQSG